Proteins from one Acidimicrobiia bacterium genomic window:
- a CDS encoding response regulator transcription factor, whose translation MPSEREHRAVVADDVALLRLGIAAVLEPLGFDIVAESSLGRPVPKLAEDGAVDLVVLGAVADLPLAEIVKRCKQVPEPPLVLVLVPRTHRDELGALLSYDANGLVVRNLPTEELALSVERVMKGERVVAPALLSTLVGAMGPVNDEAVDESSLTVREREVLALLAEGQSNREIASSLYVSLPTVKTHLAHIYAKLGAKNRNEALGRAVALGLLG comes from the coding sequence ATGCCCAGCGAGCGCGAGCACCGCGCCGTCGTCGCGGACGACGTGGCGCTGCTGCGCCTCGGCATCGCCGCGGTCCTCGAGCCGCTCGGCTTCGACATCGTCGCCGAGAGCTCGCTCGGGCGGCCCGTCCCGAAGCTCGCCGAGGACGGGGCCGTCGACCTCGTCGTCCTCGGCGCAGTCGCCGACCTGCCCCTGGCCGAGATCGTGAAGCGCTGCAAGCAGGTGCCCGAGCCGCCGCTCGTGCTCGTCCTCGTCCCGCGGACGCATCGCGACGAGCTCGGCGCGCTCCTCAGCTACGACGCCAACGGGCTGGTCGTGCGCAACCTCCCCACCGAGGAGCTCGCGCTGTCGGTCGAGCGGGTGATGAAGGGCGAGCGCGTCGTCGCGCCCGCCCTCCTGTCCACGCTCGTCGGCGCGATGGGGCCCGTGAACGACGAGGCGGTCGACGAGTCGTCGCTGACGGTCCGCGAGCGCGAGGTCCTCGCGTTGCTCGCCGAGGGCCAGTCGAACCGTGAGATCGCGTCGTCGCTCTACGTCTCGCTCCCGACGGTGAAGACCCACCTCGCGCACATCTACGCCAAGCTCGGCGCCAAGAACCGCAACGAGGCGCTCGGGCGGGCCGTCGCGCTCGGGCTCCTCGGCTAG
- the flgL gene encoding flagellar hook-associated protein FlgL has protein sequence MAVSDFRITQRTLSSEVMSNLQRSLGKLQQIQEQMSSGKVLNRPSDSPTAAVSSLAFRSQLTRSQQYQRNISDGIGWLGIADSTLQSVVSSMQRVRQLAVNGTDGAMSSQDRSALAEEVDQLRAGLVTLANTTYQNRPLFGGNTTSATAYDANGVYQGDSGGVTRTIAPGVQLDVNVTGGAVFGSGASGLFGTLQQLSDDLRTNPANLQGDLTAIDGHMTTILSALGDVGARYRRLETTKNSLDTNVTGLQQSLSEVEDVDLPQVIMQLQTQQVAYQAALAATSKVIQPSLVDFLK, from the coding sequence ATGGCTGTTTCGGACTTCAGGATCACGCAGCGCACCCTCAGCTCCGAGGTGATGTCGAACCTGCAGCGCAGCCTCGGCAAGCTGCAGCAGATCCAGGAGCAGATGTCGTCGGGCAAGGTGCTCAACCGCCCGTCCGATTCGCCCACCGCGGCCGTGTCGTCACTCGCGTTCCGGTCGCAGCTCACGCGCTCGCAGCAGTACCAGCGCAACATCTCCGATGGGATCGGGTGGCTCGGCATCGCCGACAGCACGTTGCAGTCCGTCGTGTCGAGCATGCAGCGCGTCCGTCAGCTCGCGGTGAACGGCACCGACGGCGCGATGTCGTCGCAGGACCGCAGCGCGCTCGCCGAGGAGGTCGACCAGCTCCGCGCCGGGCTCGTGACGCTCGCCAACACGACCTACCAGAACCGGCCGCTGTTCGGCGGGAACACGACGAGCGCGACGGCCTACGACGCCAACGGCGTGTACCAGGGCGACTCGGGCGGTGTGACGCGCACGATCGCGCCCGGTGTCCAGCTCGACGTGAACGTGACGGGCGGCGCGGTGTTCGGCAGTGGTGCGAGCGGCCTGTTCGGGACGCTCCAGCAGCTCTCGGACGACTTGCGCACGAACCCCGCCAACCTCCAGGGCGACCTGACCGCGATCGACGGTCACATGACGACCATCCTGAGCGCCCTCGGTGACGTAGGCGCTCGCTACCGTCGTCTCGAGACGACCAAGAACTCGCTGGACACGAACGTCACCGGGTTGCAGCAGAGCCTGTCCGAGGTCGAGGACGTCGACCTCCCGCAGGTCATCATGCAGCTGCAGACCCAGCAGGTGGCGTACCAGGCGGCCCTCGCGGCCACGAGCAAGGTGATCCAGCCTTCGCTCGTCGACTTCCTGAAGTAG
- the flgK gene encoding flagellar hook-associated protein FlgK yields the protein MSDFGALRIALSALYAAQKGLDVTGHNLANVNTDGYSRQTVTTVANAGPLTPALFSKWNDGGQGVTVEDVQRSRDVFLEARSYLEHGADSSLKTVQTTLSNLEQMYGEPSDTGIQQTLADFWGGWQDVANNPGDQSARTQLIQLGGALTTMFNSDASTIAQQRNDAIEQLGTTVNEINTMAANIAQLNGAIQNAQVAGLQTTDLQDQRDLLISKLSDDIGVTARPNANGMVDVYVDGGPLVRGTEAQTLAVDSSGPTVAVRWTKDNYPANSSAGQVGGLLTSINDILPRYATSLDNLATQLRDQVNQVHGAIGGTIAAGNQDLSSAGTLQFNLSVNGTALPAVSVTGADWSGAGGAAALQTALQSALDTATGTPGQVVATVTGGAGSPLKVSLAAANPTDQVTVSAVSGNNGFTTLLGDTLVGLDGVGGRPFFSGTNASTLAVAPGVIADPGTIAAAVASNGPLDGQGALSIGALSASTTGADSTYRSMIVQLGVEAQSANRQVSIQDEVTSQVDSNRESQAGVNLDEEMVSLLQYQHAYSAAARYMTVVDQTLDTLINHTGA from the coding sequence GTGTCGGACTTCGGCGCGCTGCGCATCGCGCTCTCGGCGCTGTACGCCGCGCAGAAGGGCCTCGACGTCACCGGCCACAACCTCGCCAACGTCAACACCGACGGCTATTCGCGCCAGACGGTCACCACCGTCGCGAACGCCGGGCCGCTGACGCCCGCCCTGTTCTCGAAGTGGAACGACGGTGGCCAGGGCGTGACCGTCGAAGACGTGCAGCGCTCACGCGACGTCTTCCTCGAGGCGCGCAGCTATCTCGAGCACGGCGCCGACTCGAGCCTGAAGACGGTGCAGACGACGCTGTCGAACCTCGAGCAGATGTACGGCGAGCCGAGCGACACCGGCATCCAGCAGACGCTCGCCGACTTCTGGGGCGGGTGGCAGGACGTCGCCAACAACCCGGGCGACCAGTCGGCGCGCACGCAGCTCATCCAGCTCGGTGGCGCGCTCACGACGATGTTCAACAGCGACGCGTCGACCATCGCGCAGCAACGCAACGACGCGATCGAGCAGCTCGGCACGACCGTCAACGAGATCAACACGATGGCCGCGAACATCGCCCAGCTGAACGGTGCGATCCAGAACGCGCAGGTCGCCGGTCTCCAGACGACCGACCTCCAGGACCAGCGCGACCTGCTCATCAGCAAGCTGTCCGACGACATCGGCGTGACCGCGCGCCCGAACGCGAACGGGATGGTCGACGTGTACGTCGACGGCGGGCCGCTCGTGCGCGGCACCGAGGCGCAGACGTTGGCCGTCGACTCCAGCGGGCCCACCGTCGCGGTGCGCTGGACCAAGGACAACTACCCCGCGAACTCCTCCGCCGGTCAGGTCGGCGGGCTGCTCACGAGCATCAACGACATCCTCCCGCGCTACGCGACCTCACTCGACAACCTCGCGACGCAGCTTCGCGACCAGGTCAACCAGGTCCACGGCGCGATCGGCGGGACGATCGCGGCCGGGAACCAGGACCTGTCGTCGGCCGGCACCCTGCAGTTCAACCTCTCGGTCAACGGGACCGCGCTCCCGGCCGTGAGCGTGACCGGCGCGGACTGGTCGGGCGCGGGCGGTGCCGCCGCGCTGCAGACCGCGTTGCAGTCCGCCCTGGACACCGCGACCGGCACGCCCGGTCAGGTCGTCGCGACGGTGACGGGCGGCGCGGGCAGTCCGCTGAAGGTCTCGCTCGCGGCGGCGAACCCCACCGACCAGGTCACCGTCTCGGCCGTCTCCGGCAACAACGGGTTCACCACACTGCTCGGCGACACGCTCGTCGGTCTCGACGGCGTCGGCGGACGGCCGTTCTTCAGCGGCACGAACGCGTCCACGCTCGCCGTCGCGCCCGGCGTGATCGCGGATCCGGGGACGATCGCGGCCGCGGTCGCGAGCAACGGTCCGCTCGACGGGCAGGGCGCGCTCTCGATCGGCGCGCTGTCGGCCTCGACGACGGGCGCGGACTCGACGTACCGGTCGATGATCGTCCAGCTCGGCGTCGAAGCGCAGTCCGCGAACCGTCAGGTGTCGATCCAGGACGAGGTGACGTCGCAGGTCGATTCCAACCGGGAGTCTCAGGCCGGCGTGAATCTGGACGAGGAGATGGTGTCGCTGCTCCAGTACCAGCACGCGTACTCGGCCGCGGCGCGTTACATGACGGTCGTCGACCAGACGCTCGACACGCTCATCAACCACACGGGCGCGTAG
- a CDS encoding dethiobiotin synthase, translating into MSGRDCDLLVFVTGTGTEIGKTWWGSALATELHARGVAVAARKPAQSFAPNDAHTDADVLARATGERPDDVCPPHRWYPVPLAPPMAADALGRPSFTVAELAEETRWPGRPGVVLVEGAGGPRSPIADDGDNVDLARALQVDHVVLVADAELGTINAVRLCVEALAPLPVTVALNRYTAADELHERNRSWLAERARLDVVTAPDALADALVTRAQRRAGRPG; encoded by the coding sequence GTGAGCGGTCGCGACTGCGACCTGCTCGTCTTCGTGACGGGCACGGGAACCGAGATCGGCAAGACGTGGTGGGGCTCGGCACTCGCGACCGAGCTGCACGCTCGGGGCGTCGCCGTCGCGGCTCGCAAGCCGGCGCAGTCGTTCGCGCCGAACGACGCGCACACGGACGCCGACGTGCTCGCGCGCGCGACGGGCGAGCGACCGGACGACGTCTGCCCGCCGCACCGCTGGTACCCGGTGCCGCTCGCGCCGCCGATGGCCGCGGACGCGCTCGGGCGCCCGTCCTTCACCGTGGCCGAGCTCGCCGAGGAGACGCGCTGGCCGGGCCGTCCTGGGGTCGTGCTCGTCGAGGGTGCGGGCGGCCCGCGCTCGCCCATCGCGGACGACGGCGACAACGTCGACCTCGCGCGCGCGCTCCAGGTCGATCACGTCGTGCTCGTCGCGGACGCCGAGCTCGGGACGATCAACGCCGTACGGCTGTGCGTCGAGGCGCTCGCGCCGCTGCCCGTCACCGTCGCGCTGAACCGCTACACCGCCGCGGACGAGCTCCACGAGCGGAACCGGTCGTGGCTGGCCGAGCGTGCCCGCCTCGACGTGGTGACCGCGCCCGACGCGCTCGCCGACGCGCTCGTCACCCGCGCGCAGCGGCGAGCAGGTCGACCTGGCTGA
- a CDS encoding FliA/WhiG family RNA polymerase sigma factor — protein sequence MGPISHIVQTSRGTQQSQSTTADRAPRDARAERLARGIDEEALVREHLPLIQYAVSEIAHRIPSYVSRSDLVSAGMLGLAQAARSFDPDRGIAFERFASTRIRGALLDELRGRDWASRSVRARARRMQTATTDLTNKLGRTPTPAEVAEEMGIDAPTAQKLVDDVHRATVLNYESLVLEGTSELFLVDEGENPEDAILERERRAYLTDAVSALPERLRRVVVGYFFEECSMQELADELGVSESRVSQLRAEALALLKDGMNAHLEPEALEPEPRPNGRVAKRKAAYYAQVAEGSSYRARLDAAPASVHEKIAARAYTAHVDEPEIRKAS from the coding sequence GTGGGACCGATCTCACACATCGTGCAGACCTCACGTGGTACCCAGCAGTCCCAGTCCACCACCGCCGACCGCGCTCCGCGCGACGCGCGGGCCGAGCGCCTCGCCCGGGGGATCGACGAGGAGGCGCTCGTGCGCGAGCACCTCCCCCTGATCCAGTACGCGGTCTCCGAGATCGCCCACCGGATCCCGAGCTACGTCAGCCGCAGCGACCTCGTCTCCGCGGGCATGCTCGGACTGGCCCAGGCGGCGCGCAGCTTCGACCCCGACCGCGGCATCGCCTTCGAGCGCTTCGCCTCGACCCGCATCCGGGGCGCGCTCCTCGACGAGCTGCGGGGCCGGGACTGGGCGAGCCGTTCGGTGCGGGCCCGGGCCCGTCGCATGCAGACGGCGACGACGGACCTCACGAACAAGCTGGGGCGCACGCCCACGCCGGCCGAGGTCGCCGAGGAGATGGGGATCGACGCGCCGACCGCCCAGAAGCTCGTCGACGACGTCCACCGCGCCACCGTCCTGAACTACGAGTCGCTCGTGCTCGAGGGGACCTCCGAGCTCTTCCTCGTGGACGAGGGCGAGAACCCGGAGGACGCGATCCTCGAGCGTGAGCGCCGCGCGTACCTGACCGACGCGGTCAGCGCGCTGCCCGAGCGCCTGCGCCGGGTGGTCGTGGGCTACTTCTTCGAGGAGTGCTCCATGCAGGAGCTCGCCGACGAGCTCGGCGTCTCCGAGTCGCGGGTCTCGCAGCTGCGGGCCGAGGCGCTCGCGCTGTTGAAGGACGGGATGAACGCGCACCTCGAGCCCGAGGCGCTCGAGCCGGAGCCCCGTCCCAACGGCCGCGTCGCGAAGCGGAAGGCCGCGTACTACGCGCAGGTCGCCGAGGGGTCGAGCTACCGCGCCCGCCTCGACGCGGCGCCGGCGTCGGTGCACGAGAAGATCGCCGCGCGGGCGTACACCGCGCACGTCGACGAGCCCGAGATCCGCAAGGCGAGCTGA
- a CDS encoding flagellin, producing the protein MRINDNIMALNAYRNLSNTESAMGKSLEKLSSGYRINRAADDAAGLVISEGLSAQISGLQQATRNAQDGISVVQTAEGALNQVNVMLQRMRDLAVQAANGSNDDNARAAANNEIVELKAEISRVAGQTKFGTQALLDGTYGNQAADVHSTFVASGSIANNDTATLTVAIDGTASFTVTLAAASYATGASYQAALVSAFSAQTSAVTVSVTTLGSGAYRVDVTRTTASTSSSVSIASDTAAANGFSQVTASANVSGQGGVFQIGANANETISVSIGALSKSDGSGLADVAGDVLNTNNAEQFISSVDVAISNVSSLRGQLGAKQNRLESSVASLQVATENLSASNSQIRDTDMALEMTNFTKDQILMQAGTAMLGQANKIPQSVLSLLQG; encoded by the coding sequence ATGCGCATCAACGACAACATCATGGCGCTCAACGCCTACCGCAACCTCTCGAACACCGAGAGCGCGATGGGCAAGAGCCTCGAGAAGCTGTCGTCGGGCTACCGGATCAACCGGGCCGCCGACGACGCCGCCGGCCTCGTCATCAGCGAGGGCCTCTCGGCGCAGATCAGTGGTCTGCAGCAGGCGACCCGCAACGCCCAGGACGGCATCAGCGTCGTCCAGACGGCTGAGGGTGCACTCAACCAGGTCAACGTCATGCTCCAGCGCATGCGTGACCTCGCCGTGCAGGCGGCCAACGGCTCGAACGACGACAACGCTCGCGCTGCCGCGAACAACGAGATCGTCGAGCTGAAGGCGGAGATCAGCCGCGTCGCCGGCCAGACCAAGTTCGGCACGCAGGCCCTCCTCGACGGCACCTACGGCAACCAGGCCGCCGACGTGCACAGCACGTTCGTCGCCTCGGGCAGCATCGCCAACAACGACACCGCGACCCTCACCGTCGCCATCGACGGCACGGCGAGCTTCACGGTCACGCTCGCGGCGGCGTCGTACGCCACGGGCGCGTCGTACCAGGCGGCGCTGGTGTCCGCGTTCAGCGCGCAGACGAGCGCGGTGACGGTCAGCGTCACGACGCTCGGCAGCGGTGCGTACCGCGTGGACGTCACCCGCACGACGGCGAGCACCAGCAGCTCGGTGTCGATCGCATCGGACACCGCGGCTGCGAACGGCTTCAGCCAGGTGACCGCTTCGGCGAACGTCAGCGGTCAGGGTGGCGTGTTCCAGATCGGTGCGAACGCCAACGAGACGATCTCGGTCTCGATCGGCGCGCTCTCGAAGTCGGACGGCTCCGGCCTCGCCGACGTCGCGGGCGACGTGCTGAACACGAACAACGCGGAGCAGTTCATCTCGTCGGTCGACGTGGCGATCTCGAACGTGTCGAGCCTTCGTGGCCAGCTGGGTGCGAAGCAGAACCGTCTCGAGAGCTCGGTGGCCAGCCTCCAGGTGGCGACCGAGAACCTGTCGGCGTCCAACTCGCAGATCCGCGACACGGACATGGCGCTCGAGATGACCAACTTCACCAAGGACCAGATCCTCATGCAGGCCGGTACGGCAATGCTGGGTCAGGCCAACAAGATCCCGCAGTCGGTGCTCTCGCTCCTGCAGGGCTAG
- the ald gene encoding alanine dehydrogenase, whose amino-acid sequence MHVTPLRVGVPREVKDGEHRVALTPDGAHELARHGVPVVVERGAGHDSAFDDDEYRRAGASLAQSAAEVWERAQLVLKVKEPQPGELAHLRPGLVLFTYLHLAAYPDVADALLADRVVGIAYETVQEPSGALPLLAPMSEIAGRMAPQVGAHFLERQQGGRGVLLGGAPGVRPARVVVLGAGTVGWNSAWIAQGMEAEVLLLDRDLDRLRWVDQIHRGRIMTLHSNAASVKRAVVDADLVIGAVLVPGGRAPVVVDEETVADMRAGSVVVDCAIDQGGCVATSRETTHAQPVYEAHGVLHYAVGNIPGAVPRTSTFALTNATLPYAVALATRGVVGALDDEPALASGVNTVDGNVTNAAVADALGRRATPLADAW is encoded by the coding sequence ATGCATGTCACCCCATTGAGGGTGGGGGTGCCGCGGGAGGTGAAGGACGGCGAGCACCGGGTCGCGCTGACCCCCGACGGCGCGCACGAGCTCGCGCGCCATGGCGTGCCGGTCGTCGTCGAGCGGGGCGCGGGCCACGACTCCGCCTTCGACGACGACGAGTACCGCCGCGCGGGCGCATCGCTCGCGCAGAGCGCGGCGGAGGTCTGGGAGCGCGCCCAGCTGGTTCTCAAGGTCAAGGAACCGCAGCCGGGCGAGCTCGCCCACCTCCGCCCGGGGCTGGTGCTGTTCACGTACCTGCATCTCGCCGCGTACCCGGACGTCGCCGACGCGCTGCTCGCAGACCGTGTGGTCGGCATCGCGTACGAGACGGTGCAGGAGCCGTCGGGCGCGCTCCCCCTGCTCGCCCCGATGAGCGAGATCGCGGGACGCATGGCGCCGCAGGTGGGCGCGCACTTCCTCGAGCGGCAGCAGGGCGGGCGCGGCGTGCTGCTCGGCGGCGCGCCCGGCGTGCGACCGGCGCGTGTCGTCGTGCTCGGAGCGGGCACCGTCGGTTGGAACTCGGCGTGGATCGCGCAGGGCATGGAGGCGGAGGTGCTGCTCCTCGACCGTGACCTCGACCGACTGCGCTGGGTCGACCAGATCCACCGCGGTCGGATCATGACGCTCCACAGCAATGCGGCGTCCGTGAAGCGCGCGGTCGTCGACGCCGATCTCGTGATCGGCGCGGTGCTCGTGCCGGGCGGCCGCGCGCCCGTCGTCGTCGACGAGGAGACGGTCGCGGACATGCGCGCGGGATCGGTCGTCGTCGACTGCGCGATCGACCAGGGTGGCTGCGTCGCGACGAGTCGGGAGACGACGCACGCGCAGCCCGTCTACGAGGCGCACGGCGTGCTGCACTACGCCGTCGGCAACATCCCCGGCGCGGTGCCGCGGACGTCGACGTTCGCGCTCACGAACGCCACACTGCCCTACGCAGTCGCGCTCGCCACCCGTGGCGTCGTCGGCGCGCTCGATGACGAGCCCGCGCTCGCGTCGGGCGTCAACACCGTCGACGGCAACGTGACGAACGCGGCGGTCGCGGACGCGCTCGGCCGCCGCGCGACGCCGCTCGCCGACGCGTGGTGA
- a CDS encoding flagellar assembly protein FliW, whose product MTTLDETRTAAPQLHFAAGIPAFPDARRFELRSWGDPDGPFSVMQSLDDADLAFVVTHPGWFFPDFQIDIDDDTADRLGLREPTDALVLVIVTVRERAQDATANLLGPIVVNRHTNEAMQVVLHNSSYDVRTPLASN is encoded by the coding sequence ATGACGACGCTGGACGAGACGAGGACGGCCGCACCCCAGCTGCACTTCGCGGCGGGCATCCCCGCGTTCCCGGACGCGCGCCGCTTCGAGCTGCGGTCGTGGGGCGACCCCGACGGTCCGTTCAGCGTCATGCAGTCGCTCGACGACGCCGACCTCGCGTTCGTCGTCACCCACCCCGGCTGGTTCTTCCCCGACTTCCAGATCGACATCGACGACGACACCGCGGACCGGCTCGGTCTGCGCGAGCCGACGGATGCGCTCGTGCTCGTCATCGTCACGGTCCGCGAGCGCGCACAGGACGCGACCGCGAACCTGCTCGGCCCGATCGTCGTGAACCGTCACACGAACGAGGCGATGCAGGTCGTCCTGCACAACTCGAGCTACGACGTGCGGACGCCGCTCGCGTCGAATTGA
- a CDS encoding 8-amino-7-oxononanoate synthase codes for MRWLDWARDETRAIHDAGRWRAPRDLDAAGPEGKLAPDGRPVVSFASNDYLGLTQHPDVVAAAHAALDRWGTGSGAARLIVGSRPVHTQLEHELAAWKGAERAVLFPTGFAANLGVLTTFAGPGVLVCSDELNHASIVDGCRASRARVAVYRHRDLDHLVSLLASADEERALVVTDTVFSMDGDVAPVDELVDVCARHDALLVLDEAHAVLGPDVDVSGVAAVQVGTLSKTLGALGGFAVGPRSLVDLVVNRARPYIFTTASTPADTAAALAALGVLRSDEGARLRDRLRAHVERVRPGHPSPIVPVLCGDERDALAASAALLERGLLVPAIRPPTVAPGTSRLRVALSAAHADAQVGDLVHALDALGLS; via the coding sequence GTGAGGTGGCTCGACTGGGCGCGTGACGAGACGCGCGCGATCCACGACGCCGGGCGGTGGCGCGCCCCACGCGATCTCGACGCAGCCGGTCCGGAGGGAAAGCTCGCGCCCGACGGGCGGCCCGTCGTGTCGTTCGCGTCGAACGACTACCTCGGGCTCACCCAGCATCCCGACGTCGTCGCGGCCGCGCACGCGGCGCTCGACCGGTGGGGCACCGGTTCGGGCGCGGCGCGCCTGATCGTCGGATCGCGTCCCGTCCACACCCAGCTCGAGCACGAGCTCGCGGCCTGGAAGGGGGCCGAGCGCGCCGTGCTGTTCCCGACCGGGTTCGCCGCCAACCTCGGCGTGCTGACGACGTTCGCGGGTCCGGGGGTGCTCGTGTGCAGCGACGAGCTGAACCACGCCTCGATCGTCGACGGGTGCCGCGCGAGTCGTGCCCGCGTCGCGGTCTACCGCCACCGCGACCTCGACCACCTCGTCTCGCTCCTCGCGAGCGCCGACGAGGAGCGCGCGCTGGTGGTCACGGACACGGTGTTCTCGATGGACGGCGACGTCGCGCCGGTCGACGAGCTCGTGGACGTGTGCGCGCGCCACGACGCGCTGCTCGTCCTCGACGAGGCCCACGCGGTGCTCGGTCCCGACGTCGACGTGTCCGGCGTCGCCGCGGTGCAGGTCGGCACGCTGTCGAAGACGCTCGGCGCGCTCGGAGGGTTCGCGGTCGGCCCTCGCTCGCTGGTCGACCTCGTCGTCAACCGGGCCCGCCCCTACATCTTCACGACGGCGTCGACGCCGGCCGACACCGCGGCCGCGCTCGCCGCACTGGGTGTCCTGCGGTCCGACGAGGGCGCCCGGCTGCGTGATCGCCTGCGCGCACACGTCGAGCGCGTTCGGCCCGGGCATCCGTCGCCGATCGTTCCGGTCCTGTGCGGCGACGAGCGCGACGCGCTCGCCGCGTCGGCCGCGTTGCTCGAGCGGGGCCTGCTCGTGCCCGCGATCCGCCCGCCGACCGTCGCACCGGGCACGTCGCGCCTGCGCGTCGCGCTGTCCGCGGCGCACGCCGACGCGCAGGTCGGCGACCTCGTGCACGCGCTCGACGCGCTCGGGCTGTCGTGA
- a CDS encoding LLM class flavin-dependent oxidoreductase yields the protein MDIGIGLPTTIDGVDAATVLEWARRAEGAGFSSLGTIDRLVYGNWESLVALSAAAAVTERIKLMTSILLTPLRPNAAMLAKQTATIDRLSGGRLVLGLAVGGRADDYEASGVDITRRGRVFDAQLAELRAVWSGERGIGPSPARAGGPEVIIGGTSDAAVRRVVDHASGWIAGGGGVDAFAATATRVRDAWAEAGRDGRPRLLALGYYSLGPAARTNADAYIQHYYGFLGPVAEQIAQGVLVSDAQVRDELAAFESAGCDEVVLFPSSPDVSQVDLLAAARG from the coding sequence ATGGACATAGGGATTGGGTTACCGACGACGATCGACGGTGTCGACGCGGCGACGGTTCTGGAGTGGGCCCGGCGCGCGGAGGGCGCCGGGTTCTCGTCGCTCGGCACGATCGACCGGCTCGTGTACGGGAACTGGGAGTCGCTCGTCGCGCTCAGCGCGGCCGCGGCCGTCACGGAGCGGATCAAGCTGATGACGTCGATCCTGCTCACGCCGTTGCGGCCGAACGCGGCGATGCTCGCCAAGCAGACCGCGACGATCGACCGGCTGAGCGGCGGCCGCCTCGTCCTCGGGCTCGCGGTCGGCGGGCGCGCCGACGACTACGAGGCGAGCGGGGTCGACATCACGCGGCGCGGTCGCGTCTTCGACGCGCAGCTCGCGGAGCTGCGCGCGGTCTGGTCGGGTGAGCGTGGCATCGGCCCGTCACCGGCGCGCGCCGGCGGGCCCGAGGTGATCATCGGCGGGACGAGCGATGCGGCCGTGCGTCGCGTCGTCGACCACGCGTCGGGGTGGATCGCAGGTGGCGGCGGTGTCGACGCGTTCGCGGCGACCGCCACGCGTGTGCGCGACGCGTGGGCCGAGGCCGGACGCGACGGTCGGCCGCGCCTGCTCGCGCTCGGCTACTACTCCCTCGGGCCTGCTGCGCGCACCAACGCCGATGCGTACATCCAGCACTACTACGGGTTCCTCGGCCCGGTGGCCGAGCAGATCGCCCAGGGTGTCCTCGTGAGCGACGCGCAGGTCCGCGACGAGCTCGCCGCGTTCGAGTCGGCGGGCTGCGACGAGGTCGTCCTGTTCCCGAGCTCGCCGGACGTCAGCCAGGTCGACCTGCTCGCCGCTGCGCGCGGGTGA
- the flgN gene encoding flagellar export chaperone FlgN: protein MSLSDVSNILWRERQLLELLLFKLEEEQMILAGGRTRWLPHATREVETVLGELKRLELDRALALDSASAELGLTEAPTLKRLAQLVTGPWRRIFEDHRAALLELAQEIDTLAQTNRDLLGRGHQATREALRVLGDATPDTYSADGVATAHTVNLGLVNEAM, encoded by the coding sequence ATGAGCCTCAGCGACGTCTCCAACATCCTCTGGCGCGAGCGCCAGCTTCTCGAGCTGCTCCTGTTCAAGCTCGAGGAGGAGCAGATGATCCTCGCCGGCGGGCGCACCCGCTGGCTCCCTCACGCGACCCGAGAGGTCGAGACGGTGCTCGGCGAGCTCAAGCGGCTCGAGCTCGACCGCGCGCTCGCGCTCGACTCGGCGTCCGCGGAGCTCGGCTTGACGGAGGCGCCGACCCTCAAGCGCCTCGCGCAGCTTGTCACCGGCCCGTGGCGGCGGATCTTCGAGGACCACCGCGCCGCGCTCCTCGAGCTCGCGCAGGAGATCGACACGCTCGCGCAGACGAACCGCGACCTCCTCGGCCGTGGCCACCAGGCGACGCGCGAGGCACTGCGCGTGCTCGGCGACGCGACACCCGACACGTACTCCGCGGACGGCGTCGCGACCGCGCACACCGTCAACCTCGGCCTCGTCAACGAGGCGATGTAG
- the csrA gene encoding carbon storage regulator CsrA, giving the protein MLVLTRRANQSIMIGHDIVVTVLEVRGDQVRLGIRAPRSVDVHREEVFAALQAANRSAASPPKEALESLGELRPKRPKE; this is encoded by the coding sequence GTGCTCGTGCTCACCCGACGCGCGAACCAGAGCATCATGATCGGCCACGACATCGTGGTCACGGTGCTCGAGGTGCGCGGCGACCAGGTTCGTCTGGGCATCCGCGCGCCCCGTTCCGTCGACGTGCACCGTGAAGAGGTGTTCGCCGCGCTGCAGGCCGCGAACCGCTCGGCCGCTTCACCGCCGAAGGAAGCGCTCGAGTCCCTCGGCGAGCTGCGCCCCAAGCGGCCGAAGGAGTAG